The following are from one region of the Nocardioides marmotae genome:
- a CDS encoding 3-oxoacid CoA-transferase subunit A — MGRTTLHDSVDEAVAGIEDGSTVLVGGFGLAGMPFDLIDALIRQGATDLTVVANNAGNGEVGLAALLKAGRVRRILCSFPRQVDSYVFDDLYRSGRIELEVVPQGNLAERMRAAGAGIGAFFSPTAAGTALAEGKETRVIDGREHVLEHPIRGDYALIAAHRADRRGNLVYRKTARNFGPVMATAATTTIAQVTEVVDTGTLDPEAVVTPSIYVDRVVAVEPQHHTVQGAR, encoded by the coding sequence ATGGGCCGCACCACCCTGCACGACAGCGTCGACGAGGCGGTCGCCGGGATCGAGGACGGCTCGACGGTCCTGGTCGGCGGATTCGGCCTCGCCGGCATGCCCTTCGACCTCATCGACGCCCTCATCCGCCAGGGCGCCACCGACCTGACGGTGGTCGCCAACAACGCCGGCAACGGCGAGGTCGGCCTCGCCGCGCTGCTCAAGGCCGGGCGGGTCCGCCGGATCCTGTGCTCCTTCCCGCGGCAGGTCGACTCCTACGTCTTCGACGACCTCTACCGCTCCGGCCGCATCGAGCTCGAGGTCGTCCCGCAGGGCAACCTCGCCGAGCGGATGCGCGCCGCGGGCGCCGGGATCGGGGCGTTCTTCAGCCCCACCGCCGCCGGCACCGCGCTCGCCGAGGGCAAGGAGACCCGGGTGATCGACGGGCGCGAGCACGTCCTCGAGCACCCCATCCGTGGCGACTACGCCCTCATCGCCGCCCACCGGGCCGACCGGCGCGGCAACCTCGTCTACCGCAAGACCGCCCGCAACTTCGGGCCGGTCATGGCCACCGCCGCGACCACGACGATCGCGCAGGTCACCGAGGTCGTCGACACCGGCACGCTCGACCCCGAGGCCGTGGTCACCCCGTCCATCTACGTCGACCGCGTCGTCGCCGTCGAGCCGCAGCACCACACCGTGCAGGGAGCCCGCTGA
- a CDS encoding aspartate/glutamate racemase family protein translates to MRIWHQSFTVLDDVPHYRAALARHLTSQAAPGTTIDLHGMRAGTYPSAYPGTHIGHAYLAGLHKEQFVHAALRAQDEGYDAFLIATIPDTAYEEVRSLVDIPVVAFGHTSLLMAGLLGQRVGIVNFIEALTPQLRRNVAHYRLEALVGPIVQVAAGFTDVMAAYADPGPLLAAFTDAARRAIAEGADVLVPGEGPLNVFLADQGVHRVDDVPVLDSLGTCVRVAELRAAQHAATGLHPTRVGFHSSRPAREVVDAARAFYGLPEALG, encoded by the coding sequence ATGAGGATCTGGCACCAGAGCTTCACCGTGCTCGACGACGTGCCGCACTACCGCGCCGCGCTCGCCCGGCACCTGACCTCCCAGGCCGCGCCCGGCACCACCATCGACCTGCACGGCATGCGGGCCGGCACCTACCCCTCGGCGTACCCCGGCACCCACATCGGCCACGCCTACCTCGCCGGGCTGCACAAGGAGCAGTTCGTGCACGCGGCGCTGCGCGCGCAGGACGAGGGGTACGACGCGTTCCTCATCGCCACGATCCCCGACACCGCCTATGAGGAGGTGCGCTCGCTGGTCGACATCCCGGTCGTCGCGTTCGGGCACACCTCGCTGCTGATGGCCGGCCTGCTCGGCCAGCGGGTCGGGATCGTGAACTTCATCGAGGCGCTCACCCCGCAGCTGCGGCGCAACGTCGCGCACTACCGGCTCGAGGCCCTCGTCGGGCCGATCGTGCAGGTCGCCGCGGGGTTCACCGACGTGATGGCCGCGTACGCCGACCCCGGCCCGCTGCTCGCGGCGTTCACCGACGCCGCGCGGCGGGCGATCGCCGAGGGCGCCGACGTCCTCGTGCCCGGCGAGGGGCCGCTCAACGTGTTCCTCGCCGACCAGGGCGTGCACCGGGTCGACGACGTGCCGGTGCTCGACTCGCTCGGCACGTGCGTGCGGGTCGCGGAGCTGCGCGCGGCCCAGCACGCCGCGACCGGGCTGCACCCGACCCGCGTCGGGTTCCACTCCTCCCGGCCCGCGCGCGAGGTCGTCGACGCGGCCCGCGCGTTCTACGGGCTGCCGGAGGCGCTCGGGTGA
- a CDS encoding ABC transporter substrate-binding protein, which translates to MRTHVSIVAGAAALALLTAGCSSDGVGGGESAGDAQTLRIGFVSTETGSLAPFGEANAFVVDQMEDYFAENPIEVDGEEVDVEIVVKDAQSDSTRAGEVTADLINGDEVDVVISSGTPDVANPVSEQCEANSVPCITTVAPWQPFAIRGGDEPADLQYSHHFFWGLEDVAAVYSDIWSQVETNGQAGGLFPNDPDGQAWSANFPALTADTGVTIENPGLYTNGTKDFSAQLSAFKGKDILLGVPIPPDFTTFWKQAKQQGYRPKVATIGKALLFPSAVEALGDIADGLGTEVWWTPTAPFESSLTGQSAQELADAFEEGTGQQWTQPLGFAHALFEVAAAAVQKAGSTDAEAIDEALDGLSVETVVGPVAWGADDSVPPYIAKTPLTGGQWRAVEGGEHPFDLVVVSNALAPEIPAAGKVEPLP; encoded by the coding sequence ATGAGGACTCACGTGTCGATCGTGGCCGGGGCGGCCGCGCTGGCCCTGCTGACGGCGGGATGCTCGAGCGACGGGGTCGGCGGGGGCGAGTCGGCGGGCGACGCCCAGACCCTGCGGATCGGGTTCGTCTCGACCGAGACCGGGTCGCTCGCGCCGTTCGGCGAGGCGAACGCGTTCGTGGTGGACCAGATGGAGGACTACTTCGCCGAGAACCCGATCGAGGTCGACGGCGAGGAGGTCGACGTCGAGATCGTGGTCAAGGACGCCCAGAGCGACTCCACCCGCGCCGGTGAGGTCACCGCCGACCTGATCAACGGCGACGAGGTCGACGTGGTCATCTCCTCGGGCACCCCCGACGTGGCCAACCCGGTCTCCGAGCAGTGCGAGGCCAACTCGGTCCCCTGCATCACCACCGTGGCGCCCTGGCAGCCGTTCGCGATCCGCGGCGGCGACGAGCCGGCCGACCTCCAGTACAGCCACCACTTCTTCTGGGGCCTCGAGGACGTCGCGGCCGTCTACTCCGACATCTGGAGCCAGGTCGAGACCAACGGCCAGGCCGGCGGGCTGTTCCCCAACGACCCCGACGGCCAGGCGTGGAGCGCCAACTTCCCGGCGCTGACCGCCGACACCGGCGTCACCATCGAGAACCCCGGCCTCTACACGAACGGCACCAAGGACTTCTCCGCCCAGCTCTCCGCCTTCAAGGGCAAGGACATCCTGCTCGGCGTGCCGATCCCGCCGGACTTCACGACGTTCTGGAAGCAGGCCAAGCAGCAGGGCTACCGCCCCAAGGTCGCCACCATCGGCAAGGCGCTGCTCTTCCCCTCGGCCGTCGAGGCGCTCGGCGACATCGCCGACGGCCTCGGCACCGAGGTCTGGTGGACCCCGACCGCGCCGTTCGAGAGCTCGCTGACCGGGCAGTCGGCCCAGGAGCTCGCGGACGCGTTCGAGGAGGGCACCGGCCAGCAGTGGACCCAGCCGCTCGGCTTCGCCCACGCGCTCTTCGAGGTCGCGGCGGCCGCCGTGCAGAAGGCCGGCTCGACCGACGCCGAGGCCATCGACGAGGCGCTCGACGGCCTGTCGGTCGAGACCGTCGTCGGGCCCGTGGCCTGGGGTGCGGACGACTCGGTGCCGCCGTACATCGCCAAGACCCCGCTCACCGGCGGCCAGTGGCGCGCCGTCGAGGGCGGCGAGCACCCCTTCGACCTCGTGGTCGTCTCCAACGCCCTCGCCCCCGAGATCCCGGCCGCCGGCAAGGTCGAGCCGCTCCCGTGA
- a CDS encoding FAD-dependent oxidoreductase — protein sequence MSAAGPASFAFDPAAWDLEVDVAVAGGGACGVMTALRAARDPDLVVAVFERSVREGCNAAISSGSLAAGGTRFQREAGIEDSPARHAADILAASGDEEWAPVVRALCDVAPLLVEWLADELGYPVEIGADMPRAGMSVPRLHTDVGRLGGGRLMAHLRAALADLPNVAFVDEAPVVELVVEDGAVTGLVVEQNGERQRVRAGSVVLATDGFAAAPALMAEHCADLGTPFYGGVSSATGSALPWLASLGATFRNMGACLRSGLVVVDHGTRVSPALPFNGAVLLDAEGRRFVDEEAHGYSSMAGVLRDQPGERAAMVWDAEAMDATRHSEMMRDSLAAGAIRDLPDLPALAAALGVAPDAAAAALEPLPGRRALAAPYHLAWVTHGVLATQGGAVVDTTGRVLGPAGSPVPGLYAGGGTACGLAGPSSSGYSSGNGLLSAFGFGWIIGDHLAARG from the coding sequence GTGAGCGCCGCCGGGCCGGCCTCGTTCGCGTTCGATCCGGCCGCGTGGGACCTCGAGGTCGACGTGGCCGTCGCCGGCGGCGGGGCCTGCGGGGTGATGACCGCCTTGCGCGCCGCCCGCGACCCCGACCTGGTCGTCGCGGTCTTCGAGCGGTCGGTGCGGGAGGGGTGCAACGCCGCCATCTCCAGCGGCAGTCTTGCCGCTGGAGGGACCCGGTTCCAGCGTGAAGCCGGCATCGAGGACTCCCCCGCCCGGCACGCCGCCGACATCCTCGCGGCCAGCGGCGACGAGGAGTGGGCGCCGGTGGTGCGGGCGCTGTGCGACGTGGCGCCGCTGCTGGTCGAGTGGCTCGCCGACGAGCTCGGCTACCCGGTCGAGATCGGCGCGGACATGCCGCGCGCGGGGATGTCGGTGCCGCGGCTGCACACCGACGTCGGCCGGCTGGGCGGCGGCCGGCTCATGGCGCACCTGCGGGCCGCGCTCGCCGACCTGCCGAACGTCGCCTTCGTCGACGAGGCCCCGGTCGTCGAGCTCGTGGTCGAGGACGGCGCGGTCACCGGCCTCGTCGTGGAGCAGAACGGTGAGCGCCAGCGCGTCCGCGCCGGCTCGGTCGTGCTGGCCACCGACGGGTTCGCCGCCGCGCCGGCCCTGATGGCCGAGCACTGCGCCGACCTCGGCACCCCCTTCTACGGCGGCGTCTCCAGCGCGACCGGCTCGGCGCTGCCGTGGCTGGCCTCCCTCGGCGCGACCTTCCGCAACATGGGCGCCTGCCTGCGCAGCGGCCTGGTCGTCGTCGACCACGGGACGCGGGTCTCCCCCGCGCTGCCCTTCAACGGCGCGGTGCTCCTCGACGCCGAGGGCCGCCGGTTCGTCGACGAGGAGGCCCACGGGTACTCCTCGATGGCCGGCGTCCTGCGCGACCAGCCCGGCGAGCGGGCCGCGATGGTGTGGGACGCCGAGGCGATGGACGCCACCCGGCATTCGGAGATGATGCGCGACAGCCTGGCCGCCGGCGCGATCCGCGACCTCCCCGACCTGCCCGCCCTCGCCGCCGCCCTCGGGGTCGCCCCCGACGCCGCGGCCGCCGCCCTCGAGCCGCTCCCCGGCCGCCGGGCCCTCGCCGCGCCGTACCACCTCGCGTGGGTCACTCACGGCGTCCTCGCCACCCAGGGCGGCGCCGTCGTCGACACCACCGGCCGCGTCCTCGGCCCCGCCGGCTCCCCCGTCCCCGGCCTGTACGCCGGCGGCGGCACCGCCTGCGGGCTCGCCGGCCCGTCGTCCTCGGGCTACTCCTCCGGCAACGGCCTGCTCTCGGCCTTCGGCTTCGGCTGGATCATCGGCGACCACCTCGCCGCGCGCGGCTGA
- a CDS encoding AMP-binding protein has product MKFNLASVFETVADAVPERVALTYEGRDLTYAEFDREATQVGHLFAAHGVAPGEHVAIFLKNCVEHVTSMVGLLKIRAVPINVNYRYTAAELEYLFTNSDSVAVVVEEPAHQQVLASILDRLPALRTVYVVGQPDAALVSAAGERGVALVDFAGWRDQPAERDFAERTGDEHYILYTGGTTGYPKGVVWTHDDLFHKPLSGGNPYGDAHPDLAAVAAAAQAMPPISFLIAAPLMHGAASYAMFFYFIFGGRLVMLRDFDPAKIVDGIAHDGLQSLLIVGDAMGMPLADEMERRQDEVDYSALFMITSGGAIWSQACRDRFKALAPGAMQRDNFGASESGNDGEITLDEGGNLRVPATDKMLVVDDTLAEVPAGPENVGLIARLGPVPQGYYKDEEKTARTFRTLPDGRRCSVLGDMGYRDHDGSIVFLGRGSQCINTGGEKVYVEEVENVLHGHPDIADVLVVAVPDERLGERVAAVVSAREGREPQLEDVQRHARESLAGYKVPRDLVVVPEVKRTPAGKADYRWAKAVAREQAPTPA; this is encoded by the coding sequence ATGAAGTTCAACCTGGCCTCCGTGTTCGAGACCGTCGCCGACGCCGTGCCCGAGCGGGTCGCCCTCACCTACGAGGGTCGCGACCTGACGTACGCCGAGTTCGACCGCGAGGCCACCCAGGTCGGCCACCTCTTCGCGGCGCACGGCGTCGCGCCGGGTGAGCACGTGGCGATCTTCCTCAAGAACTGCGTCGAGCACGTCACCTCGATGGTCGGCCTGCTCAAGATCCGCGCGGTGCCGATCAACGTGAACTACCGCTACACCGCCGCGGAGCTGGAGTACCTCTTCACCAACTCCGACAGCGTCGCCGTCGTCGTCGAGGAGCCCGCCCACCAGCAGGTGCTCGCCTCGATCCTCGACCGCCTCCCCGCGCTCCGCACCGTGTACGTCGTCGGGCAGCCCGACGCGGCGCTCGTGTCCGCGGCCGGCGAGCGCGGCGTGGCGCTGGTCGACTTCGCGGGCTGGCGCGACCAGCCGGCCGAGCGGGACTTCGCCGAGCGCACCGGGGACGAGCACTACATCCTCTACACCGGCGGCACCACGGGCTACCCGAAGGGCGTCGTCTGGACCCACGACGACCTCTTCCACAAGCCGCTCTCGGGCGGCAACCCCTACGGCGACGCCCACCCCGACCTCGCGGCCGTCGCGGCGGCGGCCCAGGCGATGCCGCCGATCTCGTTCCTCATCGCGGCCCCGCTGATGCACGGCGCGGCGTCGTACGCGATGTTCTTCTACTTCATCTTCGGCGGCCGGCTGGTCATGCTCCGCGACTTCGACCCGGCGAAGATCGTCGACGGCATCGCCCACGACGGGCTGCAGAGCCTGCTCATCGTGGGCGATGCGATGGGCATGCCGCTGGCCGATGAGATGGAGCGCCGCCAGGACGAGGTCGACTACTCCGCGCTGTTCATGATCACCTCCGGCGGGGCGATCTGGTCCCAGGCGTGCCGCGACCGGTTCAAGGCGCTCGCGCCCGGCGCGATGCAGCGCGACAACTTCGGCGCCTCGGAGTCGGGCAACGACGGCGAGATCACGCTCGACGAGGGAGGCAACCTGCGGGTGCCGGCCACCGACAAGATGCTCGTCGTCGACGACACGCTCGCCGAGGTGCCCGCCGGGCCCGAGAACGTCGGCCTCATCGCCCGCCTCGGCCCGGTCCCCCAGGGCTACTACAAGGACGAGGAGAAGACCGCCCGCACGTTCCGCACGCTGCCCGACGGGCGGCGCTGCTCGGTGCTGGGCGACATGGGCTACCGCGACCACGACGGCTCGATCGTCTTCCTCGGCCGCGGCTCCCAGTGCATCAACACCGGCGGGGAGAAGGTCTACGTCGAGGAGGTCGAGAACGTCCTGCACGGCCACCCCGACATCGCCGACGTCCTCGTCGTCGCCGTCCCCGACGAGCGGCTCGGCGAGCGGGTCGCCGCCGTGGTCTCCGCCCGGGAGGGCCGCGAGCCGCAGCTCGAGGACGTCCAGCGCCACGCCCGCGAGTCGCTGGCCGGCTACAAGGTCCCCCGCGACCTGGTCGTCGTCCCCGAGGTCAAGCGCACCCCGGCCGGCAAGGCCGACTACCGCTGGGCCAAGGCGGTCGCGCGCGAGCAGGCCCCCACCCCGGCCTGA
- a CDS encoding ABC transporter ATP-binding protein: MTELLAVRGVSKRFGRVVTATDVSFSVAAGEVLGVVGPNGAGKSTMLDLVNGTQRPDAGQVLLDGHDVTSLDAAARGRRGVGRTYQIPRPFGGLTVFENVLVGSTFAGRHRGKEAHRAAVDAIEVAGLGDLLNTRAGGLRLLDRKRLELARALATRPRLVLLDEIAGGLTEAELPALMDVVRRLREAGLGVVWIEHIVHALLEVVDRLMCLAMGEVVAIGDPHEVMRSPAVVEVYLGSIPEGDAR; encoded by the coding sequence GTGACCGAGCTGCTCGCCGTCCGCGGGGTGTCCAAGCGCTTCGGGCGCGTGGTCACCGCGACCGACGTGTCCTTCTCGGTGGCCGCCGGCGAGGTGCTCGGCGTCGTCGGCCCGAACGGCGCCGGCAAGTCCACGATGCTCGACCTCGTCAACGGCACCCAGCGTCCCGACGCCGGCCAGGTGCTGCTCGACGGGCATGACGTCACCTCCCTCGACGCCGCGGCGCGTGGTCGCCGCGGCGTCGGGCGGACCTACCAGATCCCCCGGCCCTTCGGGGGCCTGACGGTCTTCGAGAACGTCCTGGTCGGGTCCACCTTCGCCGGTCGGCACCGCGGCAAGGAGGCCCACCGCGCGGCGGTCGACGCCATCGAGGTCGCCGGGCTCGGGGACCTGCTCAACACCCGGGCCGGGGGGCTGCGCCTCCTCGACCGCAAGCGGCTCGAGCTGGCCCGGGCCCTCGCGACGCGCCCCCGGCTCGTGCTGCTCGACGAGATCGCCGGCGGCCTGACCGAGGCCGAGCTGCCCGCGCTCATGGACGTCGTGCGCCGGCTGCGCGAGGCCGGGCTCGGCGTGGTCTGGATCGAGCACATCGTCCACGCGCTGCTCGAGGTCGTCGACCGGCTGATGTGCCTGGCCATGGGCGAGGTCGTCGCCATCGGCGACCCGCACGAGGTGATGCGCAGCCCCGCCGTGGTGGAGGTCTACCTCGGCTCCATCCCGGAGGGGGACGCCCGATGA
- a CDS encoding CoA-transferase — MPPTSAAERLRTADLAKVIAADIPVGSYVNLGIGQPTTIADHLTDEQDVVLHTENGMLGMGPAAAPDQVDADLTNAGKVPVTELPGAAYFHHADSFAMMRGGHLDVCVLGAYQVAATGDLANWHTGRPEDIPAVGGAMDLAIGARSVWVMMTLFGRDGSPKLVPACSYPLTGVACVSRVYTDHGVFEVGDPSGEVGVLATYGMSFADLQERLDVVLVDRT, encoded by the coding sequence ATGCCACCGACCTCCGCCGCCGAGCGGCTGCGCACCGCCGACCTGGCCAAGGTGATCGCCGCCGACATCCCCGTCGGTTCCTACGTCAACCTCGGCATCGGCCAGCCCACGACGATCGCCGACCACCTCACCGATGAGCAGGACGTCGTCCTCCACACCGAGAACGGCATGCTCGGCATGGGCCCCGCCGCCGCCCCCGACCAGGTCGACGCCGACCTCACCAACGCCGGCAAGGTCCCGGTCACCGAGCTGCCCGGCGCCGCCTACTTCCACCACGCCGACTCCTTCGCGATGATGCGCGGCGGCCACCTCGACGTCTGCGTGCTCGGCGCCTACCAGGTCGCCGCCACCGGCGACCTGGCCAACTGGCACACCGGCCGGCCCGAGGACATCCCCGCCGTCGGCGGCGCCATGGACCTCGCCATCGGCGCCCGGTCGGTGTGGGTGATGATGACGCTCTTCGGCCGCGACGGCAGCCCCAAGCTGGTCCCCGCGTGCAGCTACCCGCTGACCGGCGTCGCCTGCGTCAGCCGGGTCTACACCGACCACGGCGTCTTCGAGGTCGGCGACCCGAGCGGCGAGGTCGGCGTGCTGGCGACGTACGGCATGTCGTTCGCCGACCTGCAGGAGCGGCTCGACGTGGTGCTCGTCGACCGGACCTGA
- a CDS encoding FAD-dependent oxidoreductase translates to MSAAQPVATYDVVVVGGGVAGLTAACSAAEQGARVALLDRATEAETGGNTRYTEAFLRMRSLEETADGLEDTLVEDFMGHPDPSVVHEAAAAPERRSGLYRALHLVDPDYVAELAAHAPATLAWMSGHGMRFDALPTPFLTTSTTRMAPVGGGLAIVETMGRAARGLGVTFHFETTARELLTDADGAVVGVLARTADGPVEVRGRVVLASGGYQGNAELMARYHGDKALTTRPVARGGGYNKGEGLEMALALGAATAGNFSLFHAEPVDPRSGEPEAAIFCFPHGVLVNAAGERFVDEARGPVDAWYERTTRDIQAQERGVAWVVLDQQGLAVPNLRAGIRTDQPPVRGATIAELATRIGVPPEALARTVAAYNTACPDPAGFDHHAPDGLATTGLAPAKSNWARPIAEGPFEAYPVMAANVFTFGGLKTTPAAEVVDRDGRPITGLWAAGELTGLYYSNYTGSTSVLRGATFGRIAGREAALAGLPAGLPAGASA, encoded by the coding sequence ATGAGCGCGGCGCAGCCCGTGGCGACGTACGACGTCGTGGTCGTCGGCGGCGGCGTCGCCGGGCTGACCGCGGCCTGCTCGGCCGCCGAGCAGGGCGCGCGCGTCGCGCTGCTGGACCGGGCCACCGAGGCCGAGACCGGCGGCAACACCCGCTACACCGAGGCCTTCCTCCGGATGCGCTCGCTGGAGGAGACCGCCGACGGGCTCGAGGACACCCTGGTCGAGGACTTCATGGGCCACCCCGACCCCAGCGTCGTCCACGAGGCCGCCGCGGCGCCCGAGCGGCGCAGCGGCCTCTACCGCGCCCTCCACCTCGTCGACCCCGACTACGTCGCCGAGCTGGCCGCGCACGCGCCCGCGACGCTGGCGTGGATGAGCGGGCACGGGATGCGCTTCGACGCGCTGCCCACCCCGTTCCTCACCACCTCCACCACCCGGATGGCGCCGGTCGGCGGCGGGCTGGCGATCGTGGAGACGATGGGCCGGGCCGCGCGCGGCCTCGGTGTGACCTTCCACTTCGAGACCACCGCCCGCGAGCTGCTGACCGACGCCGACGGCGCCGTCGTCGGCGTGCTTGCCCGCACCGCCGACGGTCCGGTGGAGGTCCGCGGTCGCGTCGTCCTCGCCTCCGGTGGCTACCAGGGCAACGCCGAGCTGATGGCGCGCTACCACGGGGACAAGGCGCTCACCACGCGCCCGGTCGCCCGCGGCGGGGGCTACAACAAGGGCGAGGGGCTGGAGATGGCGCTCGCCCTCGGCGCCGCCACCGCCGGCAACTTCTCCCTCTTCCACGCCGAGCCGGTCGACCCGCGCTCCGGTGAGCCCGAGGCCGCGATCTTCTGCTTCCCCCACGGCGTGCTGGTCAACGCCGCCGGCGAGCGGTTCGTCGACGAGGCGCGCGGCCCGGTCGACGCCTGGTACGAGCGCACCACCCGCGACATCCAGGCCCAGGAGCGCGGCGTCGCCTGGGTCGTGCTCGACCAGCAGGGCCTCGCCGTGCCGAACCTGCGCGCCGGCATCCGCACCGACCAGCCGCCGGTGCGCGGCGCGACGATCGCCGAGCTGGCCACGCGCATCGGCGTGCCGCCCGAGGCGCTGGCGCGCACCGTCGCGGCGTACAACACCGCCTGCCCGGACCCCGCCGGCTTCGACCACCACGCGCCCGACGGGCTCGCCACGACCGGGCTGGCCCCGGCGAAGTCGAACTGGGCGCGCCCGATCGCCGAGGGGCCGTTCGAGGCCTACCCCGTCATGGCTGCGAACGTCTTCACCTTCGGCGGGCTGAAGACCACCCCCGCCGCCGAGGTCGTCGACCGCGACGGGCGCCCGATCACCGGGCTGTGGGCCGCGGGCGAGCTGACCGGGCTCTACTACTCCAACTACACCGGCTCCACCTCGGTGCTGCGCGGCGCGACGTTCGGCCGGATCGCCGGGCGCGAGGCGGCGCTGGCGGGTCTGCCTGCGGGTCTCCCGGCGGGGGCGTCGGCATGA
- a CDS encoding LysR family transcriptional regulator codes for MDSLRQLRSFVAVAEEKHFGRAAERLHIAQPPLSQQVRRLEAELGVELLVRTTRRVDLTPAGAAYLQRARAILAAVDDAAHEARRAAAGVVGHLTIGCVGSVTYSLLPALARRLSEDLPGVDVSFRGEMLAAPQVEALREGAIDLALLRPPVTDGSLVATPLRRDRLVVAVPEDHPLAARRRLRVADLAGVDLIVHASDRRSAMYDVVRGLCRDAGFEPTVRHEVGETSTLVAGGLGVAVVPEPVQALPLSGVVYVPLTRPTTRVDLLAAHRADRDEPHLRAALDIVRRLAAEPHGR; via the coding sequence ATGGATTCGCTGCGCCAGCTCCGGTCGTTCGTCGCGGTCGCGGAGGAGAAGCACTTCGGCCGGGCCGCCGAGCGGCTGCACATCGCGCAGCCGCCGCTGTCCCAACAGGTACGTCGCCTGGAGGCCGAGCTCGGCGTCGAGCTGCTCGTCCGCACCACCCGCCGGGTCGACCTGACGCCGGCGGGCGCGGCGTACCTCCAGCGCGCCCGGGCGATCCTCGCCGCCGTCGACGACGCCGCCCACGAGGCCCGGCGGGCGGCTGCCGGCGTGGTCGGCCACCTGACGATCGGGTGCGTCGGGTCGGTGACCTACAGCCTGCTCCCGGCGCTGGCCCGGCGGCTGAGCGAGGACCTGCCCGGGGTCGACGTCTCCTTCCGCGGCGAGATGCTCGCCGCGCCGCAGGTCGAGGCGCTGCGCGAGGGCGCGATCGACCTCGCCCTGCTCCGGCCGCCGGTCACCGACGGCAGCCTGGTGGCCACCCCGCTGCGGCGCGACCGGCTCGTCGTCGCCGTGCCCGAGGACCACCCGCTGGCCGCCCGGCGCCGGCTGCGGGTCGCCGACCTCGCCGGTGTCGACCTCATCGTGCACGCCTCCGACCGGCGCTCGGCGATGTACGACGTCGTGCGCGGCCTGTGCCGCGACGCCGGCTTCGAGCCGACCGTGCGCCACGAGGTGGGGGAGACCTCGACCCTGGTGGCCGGCGGCCTGGGGGTGGCGGTCGTGCCGGAGCCGGTGCAGGCGCTCCCGCTCAGCGGGGTGGTCTACGTCCCGCTGACCCGCCCGACCACCCGGGTCGACCTCCTCGCCGCACACCGGGCCGACCGCGACGAGCCGCACCTGCGCGCCGCCCTCGACATCGTCCGGCGGCTCGCCGCCGAGCCGCACGGCCGCTGA
- a CDS encoding thiolase family protein produces the protein MSSYVYAAVRTPFGKYAGGLSAVRPDDLAAATIRALLARTPGLDPARIGDVVWGNANGAGEENRNVGRMAALLAGLPVSVPGTTVNRLCGSSLDAVMIGSRTIETGDADLVLTGGVESMSRAPWVLPKPAKGFPAGDTAAVSTTLGWRLVNPAMPQEWTVSLGEANEQLQAKHGISRERQDAFAARSHRLAHQAWEDGFYDDLVAPVEGADLTRDEGIRPDSSAEKLAGLKPAFRKDGTITPGNASPLSDGASAVLLGSAAAAELTGTDPLARVAGRAAYALEPQAFGYAPVEAANRALARAGIGWDQVGAVELNEAFAVQSLACVDAWGIDPEIVNTRGGAIALGHPLGASGGRVVGTLAKVLRERGQRWGVAAICIGVGQGLAVVLENEEAS, from the coding sequence ATGAGCTCCTACGTCTACGCCGCCGTGCGCACGCCGTTCGGCAAGTACGCCGGCGGGCTGTCCGCGGTCCGACCCGACGACCTCGCGGCCGCCACGATCCGGGCGCTGCTCGCGCGCACCCCCGGCCTCGACCCCGCCCGGATCGGCGACGTCGTCTGGGGCAACGCCAACGGCGCCGGCGAGGAGAACCGCAACGTCGGCCGGATGGCCGCCCTGCTGGCCGGCCTCCCCGTCAGCGTGCCCGGCACCACCGTCAACCGCCTCTGCGGCTCCAGCCTCGACGCGGTGATGATCGGCTCCCGCACGATCGAGACCGGCGACGCCGACCTCGTGCTCACCGGCGGCGTGGAGTCGATGTCGCGGGCGCCGTGGGTGCTCCCCAAGCCCGCCAAGGGCTTCCCGGCCGGCGACACCGCCGCGGTCTCCACGACCCTCGGCTGGCGACTGGTCAACCCCGCCATGCCGCAGGAGTGGACCGTCTCCCTCGGCGAGGCCAACGAGCAGCTCCAGGCCAAGCACGGGATCAGCCGCGAGCGGCAGGACGCGTTCGCCGCGCGCTCGCACCGGCTGGCCCACCAGGCATGGGAGGACGGCTTCTACGACGACCTGGTCGCCCCGGTCGAGGGCGCCGACCTCACCCGTGACGAGGGCATCCGTCCGGACTCCTCGGCCGAGAAGCTCGCCGGTCTCAAGCCGGCCTTCCGCAAGGACGGCACGATCACCCCGGGCAACGCCTCCCCGCTGAGCGACGGCGCCTCCGCGGTGCTGCTCGGCTCCGCCGCGGCCGCCGAGCTCACCGGGACCGACCCGCTCGCGCGGGTCGCCGGGCGGGCGGCGTACGCGCTGGAGCCGCAGGCGTTCGGCTACGCCCCCGTCGAGGCCGCGAACCGTGCGCTCGCCCGGGCCGGCATCGGCTGGGACCAGGTCGGGGCGGTGGAGCTCAACGAGGCCTTCGCGGTGCAGTCGCTGGCGTGCGTCGACGCCTGGGGCATCGACCCGGAGATCGTCAACACCCGCGGCGGCGCGATCGCGCTCGGCCACCCGCTCGGCGCCTCCGGCGGCCGGGTCGTCGGGACGCTGGCGAAGGTGCTCCGCGAGCGCGGGCAGCGCTGGGGCGTCGCCGCCATCTGCATCGGCGTCGGCCAGGGCCTGGCCGTCGTCCTGGAGAACGAGGAGGCCTCCTGA